DNA from Candidatus Omnitrophota bacterium:
ATGGAGGCCATGGACCGTATCGACATTGGTGCGCGCCGGCCCAAAAACATCAACACAGCAGAACAGGAACGCACTGCATACCATGAGGTCGGCCACCTGGTTGCCACTTACTATTTCCACCCCACCCACGATGTATTCAAAGCTTCGATCGTGGCGCGCGGCGACACCCTGGGCGTGGTGCAGCACCAGCCCAAGGAAGAGACCTTTAGCGAGAGCCGCGAAATCTATTTGGCCAATATCAAAGTGGCTTTGGCCGGATATTGCATGGAGAAGATCCGCTACGGCGTGACATCCAGCGGGGTTATCTCGGATTTCCGCAATGCCATGGCGCGCGCCCACAGCATGGTGTGGAGCCAGGGCATGGGTTCGAACGGCTTTATCGGCGATTACACTCTCATCCCTGCGGCGCAGCTTTCCGAGGCGATGAAGGAAAAACTCAACGCAGAGACTCAGCAAATTCTCAGCCAGTGCGAGAAGGACGTGACGGAACTCCTCACGCGTGAACACAAGGTGGTCGAGCGCTTTGTAGCCGAACTCCTGGAAAAGAAGGAGCTCGACTACGACCAGATCTACGCCATCTTCAACGAATATGGCGAAGCCAAATCAGCTCCGGTACAAATCGACGAACATGGACGCGCTGAGGAGAACACAGGCTCCCAGGATGCCTCGTAATTCTCTGTACTCGTCATTTCTAATGACTCTTGTGCTAACCGGCCTGCTCGGGCAGGCCGCTTGCGCGCCCTCCTTCCCGCCTGACAAAGCGGCGGAACAACTCCAAGGCATGGTCAAGAAAGAGTATGGCCGCGATGTGAAGGCTTTTCTCAAGGGAAAGACTTTGTGGGTCTACATGCCTTTGGAACAGGGTCTCCTGAGCAAGGGTTTCGGAGTCTCTGAAGAGGCTTCGGACGCGATCGAGGATATTGTGCTCTGCACCCACCGCATTGCCATGAGTACAGATGACCAGGCCATTCAGTACTACACCATTGTGGTCAGCGACACTTCTCAAATCGGCGCGGAATTCACACTCATCGGAGCAGTCCAGGATATCAAGCGCGCACGGCTCCTGGACATTTCCCGTTCCGAGTTCCAGAAACGCCTGATCCGCGAGGTCAAACTCAATCCCTTGGCCCTGGGCGATAGCGAGGGCGACCATCTCCGGCTCACGGATATTTCCAAATCACGCTTTCTCGCGGAACAGATCACCCGCCGCATCAAGCAGGTGATTGCGGAAGACCCGGTGCTCAAGGAGCGTTATGAGGCAAGAGCCGCGGACTGGCGTTACCAGAATGACACCTTTGTGTTCTTGCTGAGCATCAACGATAAGACCCCGGCCGCCACAGAGGGCGGCTTCCGCGAAGAAAACGGTTTGCTGGACAAGTCCCTCACGGAGATCGCTACGGTCCTGCACGGTTATAGTTTTGAGGATTATGAAAAGGTCACCCTGCGGGAACTGCGTTCCAACCTGGAGCTCGAATTAAGCCGGGAAGAAATCGAACTCTTTCATCGCGGCAAGCTCCCCTTTCAGAAGATCCAGATCGACACCCGCCAGACCACGACGCCTTTGGGATTGCTCTCGAACTGACTTGTCATCCCGAGCCGAGCCTTGCGAGGCGTGGGGATCTTTGTTCCACAAAGATTGCTTCACTGCGTTCGCAATGACGAAACCCGCCGCCCTTCGACCTTCAGCTTCCCTTCCAAATGCAGCCGGACGGCTTCGGGGTAGAGCCGGTGTTCGATTTGGTGGATTTGCGCTTCAAGCTCTTCTTCGCTCTTGGCAGGGTCAACGGCCAGAGCTTCCTGCAACACAATTGGACCTGTGTCCACGCCTTCATCCACATAGTGCACGGTCACGCCGGTGATTTGGACTCCGTAACTGTACGCATCGTGAATCCCGTGCGCGCCGGGAAAGCCCGGGAGGAGTGCCGGATGGATATTGAGAATCTTGTTGGGATAGGCAGAAACAAAATCCGGAGACAGCACACGCATGAAACCGGCCAGAGCGATCAGCGCAGGCGGGCTCTTGTCGATGTGCGTTCGAAGCGCCGCTTCAAAATCCGCGCGCTGCGCAAAGGCCTCGCGATCCACCACTTCAAAGGAAATCCCCAGGCGCCGGGCTCTTTCGATAGCCCCGGCCTGGGGATTGTCCACGATAAGCAATGTGATCTTGGCCGGAATGCGGCCTTCTTGACTCGCTTGGACCAGGGCCTCAAAATTCGAACCACTTCCCGAAGCGAGAACCGCGATTCCCATGATCAACGCCTAAGACAAGTTTTCAGCGCGCGCAATGAGATCGCCTTTGGGCACTGCGCCCACAACACGATCCACTTCCTGACCGCCCTTAAAGAAAATCAACGTAGGGATACTCATCACCCCAAAGCGGGATGCCAAAGAGGGGGCCGTATCCACATCGAGCTTGCCCACCTTAAGGCTGCCTGCCTTTTCCTTCGCTACTTCTTCCAGGACCGGAGCGACCATACGACAGGGCGCGCACCAAGTGGCCCAAAAGTCCACCAGGACCGGTTCCGAGGCGTTGATCACCTCCCGATCAAAATTGCCTTCATCTAGAGTCACCACTACATCTGACATGATTAACCTCCTTTAAGCCTAGTTATCTTATCGAAGCAAAATACAGGCGTCAACGAGGCGTCACAGAGGGGCTGACAGCCATGCGCGGTTGCAGGCCCCAACCCATGGGGCCGAGCAGCACAAAGACCACCCCAACGCCAAGGAGAATAGGCTCCTGGCCGATCACTTCGGAAAGCGCGGAAGCCAGGAGCATGCACACAAGAAAGGCCAAATCCCCCACCACCATAACCGAGCTAAAGACTCTGCCGTGCATGTTCTCGGGCACAACCTCATGCACCAGCGTCATGGAAGACACGGCCATGGGGGCCACCACCACGCCGAGGGTAAAGGTCAAAACGCTGGCCAGGACCGCATTCCCGGTACTCCCCACGCCCAACACAGCAGCCAAGAGCAGAACTCCGGCAGCAGTAAGTGAGCTGCACATCACGCGATTGCGCCGGTAGCGCCCACCCAAACGGCCATAACCCAAGGCCCCCACAAAGAGCCCGGCCACCAAAAAGCTCACCAGAACCCCCAGGCCCTCGGTAACCGTATTCAGGGACTGCTGCAAGAAAACCACCATGACCACGGA
Protein-coding regions in this window:
- a CDS encoding phosphoribosylglycinamide formyltransferase gives rise to the protein MGIAVLASGSGSNFEALVQASQEGRIPAKITLLIVDNPQAGAIERARRLGISFEVVDREAFAQRADFEAALRTHIDKSPPALIALAGFMRVLSPDFVSAYPNKILNIHPALLPGFPGAHGIHDAYSYGVQITGVTVHYVDEGVDTGPIVLQEALAVDPAKSEEELEAQIHQIEHRLYPEAVRLHLEGKLKVEGRRVSSLRTQ
- the trxA gene encoding thioredoxin — encoded protein: MSDVVVTLDEGNFDREVINASEPVLVDFWATWCAPCRMVAPVLEEVAKEKAGSLKVGKLDVDTAPSLASRFGVMSIPTLIFFKGGQEVDRVVGAVPKGDLIARAENLS